The nucleotide sequence ATGCTGCACTCCCACTACGCTCGGCCAGTTTCCTGACTTCTGCGGCGACAACTGCGAATCCTTTACCGTGTTCACCTGCTCTAGCCGCTTCGATAGCGGCGTTTAGTGCTAACAGGTTGGTCTGTCGTGCAATTTCTTCAATGATCGAAATTTTTTCAGCGATATTTTTCATGGCGGTCACAGCTGAAATGACAGCTTTTCCACCTTCTTGAGCGTCTTGTGCGGCTTTGACTGCAATAGACTGGGTTTGCTGGGCATTCTCAGCATTTTGTTTTATGTTTGAGGACATTTGCTCCATGGATGAAGAAATCTCTTCAACGCTGGCCGCTTGTTCTGTTGCACCTTGAGACATGCTTTGAGCTGAAGCAGATAATTCTTCTGAACCAGAAGCAACATTCTCTGAAGCAGATTGAATTTCAGCCACAACCTCACGCAATTTTACAACCATAGTGTTCAGTGAAGCTGCCAATATACCGATTTCGTCTTTTTGATCTATTTCAAGAGTTTTGGTGAAATCTCCGTTCGACATCGCTTCGGCAAACTGAACACCTTTTTGAACTGGCCCTGTAATTGCTTTTGTTAAAACGACTGAAACGATAATTCCAAGGAGAAGGGCGATGGAAAGTCCTACAACCATGGTAGTAGAGGCAGTTCCAAGACTGGTAACTGCTTCTTTCGAAATTTCACTGGTTTGATCCATACCTGCAAGGGAGGTCTGGGCGGCTGCGCTTAAAACTGCTTGGCCAATTTCTGTTCTCTTGACGTTGATTTTTTGCAATTCATTCCAGTTGGCCAAGAGATCTGTCATCGCAGATTTATAAGCTTGCGCAGATTCAGAGATAGCTGCTAATTGTCTAAGGTTGTTTTCAACAAAAGTGATAGTTTTGATTTTTGATAAAAAATCTTCAATTTTTGGAAAGTTGCTCATTGCTGCCTCAAGTACTTTAGGTTCTCTGAGTGCTTGAGCTTTCCAAACGGAAATTCGAGTGTCGTTCCCAATGTCAATTACGTCATTGATCAGCGAAATCTTGCTCGACCTTTCTTTCAGTTTATCTTGCGAAACTCCACTAGCAATGTCTTTAGCTAGTGCATCCTCTTGGTTTTTCAAAAATTCGTTAGCATTTTTAATATAAGCAGTTGCAGAAGTGTCGAGAATTTTTCTATCTTTATCTAAAGCTAGAATTTGGGCAACGGTTTGATCGGCAAGTTTCGAATACTCATTAACTTTGCTTTGAGCCAATGCCACGTTTTCTCTCAGTTTTACCAAGTTTTGGTATTTATCAGCGTGGTTTTTTGCTTCCGATAAGAATTTCTGAACTTGAAAAAGTTCTTTTTTCCCCTCGTCGAGGTATGCTATTTCTTCAGATAGACTGTAGCCTCGCCATGCATACATCGTCAAAAATGAAGAGCGTTCTATATTGTTCGCAATAGCTACTTCGGGGACATACTCGTCTGATAATTTTTTTGCATTGTGCTCGACTGTGGTCATGTTAAATATGGCCATCCCGCCAAGGGCGCATGCGATTAAAATGAGAATGCCAAAACCAATGCCTATCTTTATTCCAAGTTTAAGATTTCGCATCTTATCCTCCTGATTAGTATTGAGTCAGTTCAAAATGAAGTTGCGACAACCCATTTGGAAAGAAAGATTAAAGAGCTATGGCTCCCTGTTTGTCCTCAATAGCATCAAGAACGCTAGCTAACTCTTGTGAGTTGAAAACTTTATTGATGTCTAAAATTATGATGAATACATCATCTGATCGACCCATCCCAATTATAAAATCTTTTCGAATGGCAGTACCCATGTTGGGCGGGGGTTCGATTTGTCCTTCATCCATTTCGTAGACTTCTCGGACAGAATCAGAAAGAATTCCAAACACAGTTTGGTCACCTTCAAAATTTACTTCGGTAATTATGA is from Solidesulfovibrio magneticus RS-1 and encodes:
- a CDS encoding methyl-accepting chemotaxis protein, with the translated sequence MRNLKLGIKIGIGFGILILIACALGGMAIFNMTTVEHNAKKLSDEYVPEVAIANNIERSSFLTMYAWRGYSLSEEIAYLDEGKKELFQVQKFLSEAKNHADKYQNLVKLRENVALAQSKVNEYSKLADQTVAQILALDKDRKILDTSATAYIKNANEFLKNQEDALAKDIASGVSQDKLKERSSKISLINDVIDIGNDTRISVWKAQALREPKVLEAAMSNFPKIEDFLSKIKTITFVENNLRQLAAISESAQAYKSAMTDLLANWNELQKINVKRTEIGQAVLSAAAQTSLAGMDQTSEISKEAVTSLGTASTTMVVGLSIALLLGIIVSVVLTKAITGPVQKGVQFAEAMSNGDFTKTLEIDQKDEIGILAASLNTMVVKLREVVAEIQSASENVASGSEELSASAQSMSQGATEQAASVEEISSSMEQMSSNIKQNAENAQQTQSIAVKAAQDAQEGGKAVISAVTAMKNIAEKISIIEEIARQTNLLALNAAIEAARAGEHGKGFAVVAAEVRKLAERSGSAASEISDLSTSSVRIAEQAGEMLTKMVPDIQRTAELVQEIAASSIEQNSGADQINKAITQLDQVVQQNASASEEMASTSEELSSQAEQLQSTIEFFQVGTTGNRRRSIPKALPTGRQRVVHSTRKQTSTAKIDLDMEDSDFEKF
- a CDS encoding chemotaxis protein CheW → MKEPTDSCDDQYLTFTLEKGLYALSINHVREVLEYVTITRMPRTPDYICGVINLRGHAVPVVDLKVKFGLGQTEKTINTCIIITEVNFEGDQTVFGILSDSVREVYEMDEGQIEPPPNMGTAIRKDFIIGMGRSDDVFIIILDINKVFNSQELASVLDAIEDKQGAIAL